From Cotesia glomerata isolate CgM1 linkage group LG2, MPM_Cglom_v2.3, whole genome shotgun sequence, a single genomic window includes:
- the LOC123259940 gene encoding arylphorin subunit alpha-like isoform X1, with translation MMKLLVLAISAFCLTQAMVMETHTADMDFLHKQKKIYDLFMYVDQTDLHEAEWYETGRNYDIFQHIEDYQDQMIVREFMYRFKLGMLSRKSLFSVYYKEHREELRALFKLFYTAKDFETFYKTACWCRHYINHGMFVTALTTAVMYRPDCKYIVLPPMYEVYPHLFFDNEFIQEAHRYYMSYGMKKTGGEGHFFDYFLIDRNATNQFMKYYMDKEYHLSYFTDDVGLNNYYYYIRNLFPFWITLSDLDMPKHIRGELYYYVHQQLMARYYLERLSNGMGEIEDFDFYQSFAPGYFSNLVYGNGVPMPSRDRYSKTPYYKYPFVNEAENIESRILAAIDSGFIYDHEGKQYGLYTPEGFNYLGNLIEGNYDSCNTRFYGAIDALYRDIFGFSYDCKHKNCFVPSALQIYSTSLRDPAFYRLYKRILSYFFRYKCHLPSYTRSELEFPGIKIEDVKVDKLVTFMEPYEYFINNAVTVDTFKDGMSFNIKAKKYRLNYKPFTYHIDVKSDKNTKGMVRIFLGPSMDEYYFKEPNYMFYNWYNFVELDKFYFDFKVGMNTIERYSSESVYTAKDFMGSDYFYKKLYKSIEGSEPFTYSEKVYGFPNNLYLPKGAVGGMPFKLYVFIYPFEESKTTFFDFPMFGKMMYDGKPFGFPLDKPMKPWFFDLNNMFFKDVYIHYDKDYSDYHYYHKYDNMYSKHMDYMKYTDGYKHFDKYMYKDFPAGYDFPKDYEHYKGFEYQKGFEYPKGFEYPKGFEHHKEFEYPKGFEYPKGFEYPKGFEHHKGFEYPKGFEHHKGFEYPKGFEHYKDYEHHDSNPYHYKEHGKMY, from the exons ATGATGAAGCTCTTGGTGTTGGCCATCTCGGCCTTTTGCCTTACCCAGGCAATGGTAATGGAGACTCACACTGCTGACATGGACTTCCTCCACAAGCAGAAGAAAATCTACGACCTCTTCATGTACGTCGACCAGACTGATCTTCATGAAGCCGAATGGTACGAAACCGGCCGCAATTACGACATTTTCCAACACATCGAGGACTACCAAGACCAG ATGATCGTCCGCGAATTCATGTACAGATTCAAGTTGGGTATGCTCAGCCGCAAATCCCTCTTCTCGGTCTACTACAAGGAACATCGTGAAGAACTTCGCGCCCTGTTCAAGCTCTTCTACACCGCTAAGGACTTTGAAACCTTCTACAAGACTGCCTGTTGGTGCCGCCACTACATCAACCACGGAATGTTCGTCACCGCTCTTACAACCGCTGTTATGTACCGTCCCGACTGCAAATACATCGTATTGCCACCTATGTACGAAGTCTACCCACACCTATTCTTCGACAACGAATTCATCCAGGAAGCACACCGTTACTACATGAGCTATG GCATGAAGAAAACCGGCGGTGAAGGTCACTTCTTCGACTACTTCCTGATCGACAGAAACGCAACCAACCAATTCATGAAATACTACATGGACAAAGAATACCACCTATCATACTTCACCGACGATGTAGGCCTTAACAACTACTACTACTACATCCGCAACCTGTTCCCCTTCTGGATCACCCTGAGCGACCTGGACATGCCAAAACACATCCGTGGAGAACTTTACTACTACGTCCACCAACAGCTGATGGCCCGCTACTACCTGGAACGTCTGAGCAACGGTATGGGTGAGATCGAAGACTTCGACTTCTACCAATCCTTCGCCCCCGGCTACTTCTCCAACCTGGTCTACGGAAACGGAGTCCCAATGCCCAGCCGCGACCGCTACAGCAAAACTCCCTACTACAAATACCCATTCGTAAACGAAGCTGAGAACATCGAGTCCCGCATCTTGGCCGCTATCGACAGCGGATTCATCTACGACCACGAAGGCAAGCAATACGGTCTCTACACCCCAGAGGGCTTCAACTACCTCGGCAACTTAATCGAAGGCAACTACGACTCCTGCAACACCCGCTTCTACGGCGCCATCGACGCTCTCTACCGCGACATCTTCGGCTTCAGCTACGACTGCAAGCACAAGAACTGCTTCGTCCCCAGCGCTCTCCAAATCTACAGCACCAGTCTCCGCGACCCAGCCTTCTACCGCCTCTACAAGAGAATCCTCAGCTACTTCTTCAGATACAAATGCCACCTCCCATCCTACACCCGCTCAGAGCTCGAATTCCCAGGCATCAAGATTGAAGACGTCAAGGTTGACAAACTTGTCACCTTCATGGAACCCTACGAATACTTCATCAACAACGCTGTCACTGTTGACACCTTCAAGGATGGCATGAGCTTCAACATCAAGGCCAAGAAATACCGTCTTAACTACAAACCCTTCACCTACCACATTGATGTTAAGAGCGACAAGAACACCAAGGGTATGGTTCGCATCTTCTTGGGACCATCCATGGACGAGTACTACTTCAAGGAACCAAACTACATGTTCTACAACTGGTACAACTTTGTTGAGCTTGACAAATTCTACTTCGACT TCAAGGTTGGCATGAACACAATCGAACGCTACAGCTCTGAATCAGTGTACACTGCCAAGGACTTCATGGGATCCGACTACTTCTACAAGAAATTGTACAAATCAATTGAAGGAAGCGAACCATTCACCTACAGCGAGAAAGTCTACGGATTCCCCAACAACTTGTACCTTCCTAAGGGAGCCGTTGGCGGTATGCCATTCAAACTGTACGTGTTCATCTATCCATTCGAAGAGAGCAAGACCACCTTCTTTGACTTCCCAATGTTCGGCAAGATGATGTACGACGGCAAGCCATTTGGATTCCCATTGGACAAACCAATGAAACCATGGTTCTTCGATCTCAACAACATGTTCTTCAAGGACGTCTACATCCACTACGACAAGGATTACAGCGACTACCACTACTACCACAAGTATGACAACATGTACTCAAAGCACATGGACTACATGAAGTACACTGATGGATACAAGCACTTCGACAAATACATGTACAAAGACTTCCCAGCGGGATACGATTTCCCCAAGGACTATGAACACTACAAGGGATTTGAGTACCAAAAGGGATTTGAGTACCCAAAGGGCTTTGAGTACCCAAAGGGCTTCGAACACCACAAAGAATTCGAATACCCAAAAGGTTTTGAATACCCAAAAGGCTTTGAATACCCAAAGGGCTTTGAACACCACAAAGGATTCGAATACCCAAAGG GCTTTGAACACCACAAGGGATTCGAGTACCCAAAGGGCTTCGAACACTACAAGGACTACGAACACCATGACAGCAATCCATACCACTACAAAGAACACGGTAAAATGTACTAA
- the LOC123259940 gene encoding arylphorin subunit alpha-like isoform X3 produces MMKLLVLAISAFCLTQAMVMETHTADMDFLHKQKKIYDLFMYVDQTDLHEAEWYETGRNYDIFQHIEDYQDQMIVREFMYRFKLGMLSRKSLFSVYYKEHREELRALFKLFYTAKDFETFYKTACWCRHYINHGMFVTALTTAVMYRPDCKYIVLPPMYEVYPHLFFDNEFIQEAHRYYMSYGMKKTGGEGHFFDYFLIDRNATNQFMKYYMDKEYHLSYFTDDVGLNNYYYYIRNLFPFWITLSDLDMPKHIRGELYYYVHQQLMARYYLERLSNGMGEIEDFDFYQSFAPGYFSNLVYGNGVPMPSRDRYSKTPYYKYPFVNEAENIESRILAAIDSGFIYDHEGKQYGLYTPEGFNYLGNLIEGNYDSCNTRFYGAIDALYRDIFGFSYDCKHKNCFVPSALQIYSTSLRDPAFYRLYKRILSYFFRYKCHLPSYTRSELEFPGIKIEDVKVDKLVTFMEPYEYFINNAVTVDTFKDGMSFNIKAKKYRLNYKPFTYHIDVKSDKNTKGMVRIFLGPSMDEYYFKEPNYMFYNWYNFVELDKFYFDFKVGMNTIERYSSESVYTAKDFMGSDYFYKKLYKSIEGSEPFTYSEKVYGFPNNLYLPKGAVGGMPFKLYVFIYPFEESKTTFFDFPMFGKMMYDGKPFGFPLDKPMKPWFFDLNNMFFKDVYIHYDKDYSDYHYYHKYDNMYSKHMDYMKYTDGYKHFDKYMYKDFPAGYDFPKDYEHYKGFEYQKGFEYPKGFEYPKGFEYPKGFEYPKGFEHHKGFEYPKGFEHHKGFEYPKGFEHYKDYEHHDSNPYHYKEHGKMY; encoded by the exons ATGATGAAGCTCTTGGTGTTGGCCATCTCGGCCTTTTGCCTTACCCAGGCAATGGTAATGGAGACTCACACTGCTGACATGGACTTCCTCCACAAGCAGAAGAAAATCTACGACCTCTTCATGTACGTCGACCAGACTGATCTTCATGAAGCCGAATGGTACGAAACCGGCCGCAATTACGACATTTTCCAACACATCGAGGACTACCAAGACCAG ATGATCGTCCGCGAATTCATGTACAGATTCAAGTTGGGTATGCTCAGCCGCAAATCCCTCTTCTCGGTCTACTACAAGGAACATCGTGAAGAACTTCGCGCCCTGTTCAAGCTCTTCTACACCGCTAAGGACTTTGAAACCTTCTACAAGACTGCCTGTTGGTGCCGCCACTACATCAACCACGGAATGTTCGTCACCGCTCTTACAACCGCTGTTATGTACCGTCCCGACTGCAAATACATCGTATTGCCACCTATGTACGAAGTCTACCCACACCTATTCTTCGACAACGAATTCATCCAGGAAGCACACCGTTACTACATGAGCTATG GCATGAAGAAAACCGGCGGTGAAGGTCACTTCTTCGACTACTTCCTGATCGACAGAAACGCAACCAACCAATTCATGAAATACTACATGGACAAAGAATACCACCTATCATACTTCACCGACGATGTAGGCCTTAACAACTACTACTACTACATCCGCAACCTGTTCCCCTTCTGGATCACCCTGAGCGACCTGGACATGCCAAAACACATCCGTGGAGAACTTTACTACTACGTCCACCAACAGCTGATGGCCCGCTACTACCTGGAACGTCTGAGCAACGGTATGGGTGAGATCGAAGACTTCGACTTCTACCAATCCTTCGCCCCCGGCTACTTCTCCAACCTGGTCTACGGAAACGGAGTCCCAATGCCCAGCCGCGACCGCTACAGCAAAACTCCCTACTACAAATACCCATTCGTAAACGAAGCTGAGAACATCGAGTCCCGCATCTTGGCCGCTATCGACAGCGGATTCATCTACGACCACGAAGGCAAGCAATACGGTCTCTACACCCCAGAGGGCTTCAACTACCTCGGCAACTTAATCGAAGGCAACTACGACTCCTGCAACACCCGCTTCTACGGCGCCATCGACGCTCTCTACCGCGACATCTTCGGCTTCAGCTACGACTGCAAGCACAAGAACTGCTTCGTCCCCAGCGCTCTCCAAATCTACAGCACCAGTCTCCGCGACCCAGCCTTCTACCGCCTCTACAAGAGAATCCTCAGCTACTTCTTCAGATACAAATGCCACCTCCCATCCTACACCCGCTCAGAGCTCGAATTCCCAGGCATCAAGATTGAAGACGTCAAGGTTGACAAACTTGTCACCTTCATGGAACCCTACGAATACTTCATCAACAACGCTGTCACTGTTGACACCTTCAAGGATGGCATGAGCTTCAACATCAAGGCCAAGAAATACCGTCTTAACTACAAACCCTTCACCTACCACATTGATGTTAAGAGCGACAAGAACACCAAGGGTATGGTTCGCATCTTCTTGGGACCATCCATGGACGAGTACTACTTCAAGGAACCAAACTACATGTTCTACAACTGGTACAACTTTGTTGAGCTTGACAAATTCTACTTCGACT TCAAGGTTGGCATGAACACAATCGAACGCTACAGCTCTGAATCAGTGTACACTGCCAAGGACTTCATGGGATCCGACTACTTCTACAAGAAATTGTACAAATCAATTGAAGGAAGCGAACCATTCACCTACAGCGAGAAAGTCTACGGATTCCCCAACAACTTGTACCTTCCTAAGGGAGCCGTTGGCGGTATGCCATTCAAACTGTACGTGTTCATCTATCCATTCGAAGAGAGCAAGACCACCTTCTTTGACTTCCCAATGTTCGGCAAGATGATGTACGACGGCAAGCCATTTGGATTCCCATTGGACAAACCAATGAAACCATGGTTCTTCGATCTCAACAACATGTTCTTCAAGGACGTCTACATCCACTACGACAAGGATTACAGCGACTACCACTACTACCACAAGTATGACAACATGTACTCAAAGCACATGGACTACATGAAGTACACTGATGGATACAAGCACTTCGACAAATACATGTACAAAGACTTCCCAGCGGGATACGATTTCCCCAAGGACTATGAACACTACAAGGGATTTGAGTACCAAAAGGGATTTGAGTACCCAAAGGGCTTTGAGTACCCAAAGG GTTTTGAATACCCAAAAGGCTTTGAATACCCAAAGGGCTTTGAACACCACAAAGGATTCGAATACCCAAAGG GCTTTGAACACCACAAGGGATTCGAGTACCCAAAGGGCTTCGAACACTACAAGGACTACGAACACCATGACAGCAATCCATACCACTACAAAGAACACGGTAAAATGTACTAA
- the LOC123259940 gene encoding arylphorin subunit alpha-like isoform X4, giving the protein MMKLLVLAISAFCLTQAMVMETHTADMDFLHKQKKIYDLFMYVDQTDLHEAEWYETGRNYDIFQHIEDYQDQMIVREFMYRFKLGMLSRKSLFSVYYKEHREELRALFKLFYTAKDFETFYKTACWCRHYINHGMFVTALTTAVMYRPDCKYIVLPPMYEVYPHLFFDNEFIQEAHRYYMSYGMKKTGGEGHFFDYFLIDRNATNQFMKYYMDKEYHLSYFTDDVGLNNYYYYIRNLFPFWITLSDLDMPKHIRGELYYYVHQQLMARYYLERLSNGMGEIEDFDFYQSFAPGYFSNLVYGNGVPMPSRDRYSKTPYYKYPFVNEAENIESRILAAIDSGFIYDHEGKQYGLYTPEGFNYLGNLIEGNYDSCNTRFYGAIDALYRDIFGFSYDCKHKNCFVPSALQIYSTSLRDPAFYRLYKRILSYFFRYKCHLPSYTRSELEFPGIKIEDVKVDKLVTFMEPYEYFINNAVTVDTFKDGMSFNIKAKKYRLNYKPFTYHIDVKSDKNTKGMVRIFLGPSMDEYYFKEPNYMFYNWYNFVELDKFYFDFKVGMNTIERYSSESVYTAKDFMGSDYFYKKLYKSIEGSEPFTYSEKVYGFPNNLYLPKGAVGGMPFKLYVFIYPFEESKTTFFDFPMFGKMMYDGKPFGFPLDKPMKPWFFDLNNMFFKDVYIHYDKDYSDYHYYHKYDNMYSKHMDYMKYTDGYKHFDKYMYKDFPAGYDFPKDYEHYKGFEYQKGFEYPKGFEYPKGFEHHKEFEYPKGFEYPKGFEYPKGFEHHKGFEYPKGFEHHKGFEYPKGFEHHKGFEYPKGFEHYKDYEHHDSNPYHYKEHGKMY; this is encoded by the exons ATGATGAAGCTCTTGGTGTTGGCCATCTCGGCCTTTTGCCTTACCCAGGCAATGGTAATGGAGACTCACACTGCTGACATGGACTTCCTCCACAAGCAGAAGAAAATCTACGACCTCTTCATGTACGTCGACCAGACTGATCTTCATGAAGCCGAATGGTACGAAACCGGCCGCAATTACGACATTTTCCAACACATCGAGGACTACCAAGACCAG ATGATCGTCCGCGAATTCATGTACAGATTCAAGTTGGGTATGCTCAGCCGCAAATCCCTCTTCTCGGTCTACTACAAGGAACATCGTGAAGAACTTCGCGCCCTGTTCAAGCTCTTCTACACCGCTAAGGACTTTGAAACCTTCTACAAGACTGCCTGTTGGTGCCGCCACTACATCAACCACGGAATGTTCGTCACCGCTCTTACAACCGCTGTTATGTACCGTCCCGACTGCAAATACATCGTATTGCCACCTATGTACGAAGTCTACCCACACCTATTCTTCGACAACGAATTCATCCAGGAAGCACACCGTTACTACATGAGCTATG GCATGAAGAAAACCGGCGGTGAAGGTCACTTCTTCGACTACTTCCTGATCGACAGAAACGCAACCAACCAATTCATGAAATACTACATGGACAAAGAATACCACCTATCATACTTCACCGACGATGTAGGCCTTAACAACTACTACTACTACATCCGCAACCTGTTCCCCTTCTGGATCACCCTGAGCGACCTGGACATGCCAAAACACATCCGTGGAGAACTTTACTACTACGTCCACCAACAGCTGATGGCCCGCTACTACCTGGAACGTCTGAGCAACGGTATGGGTGAGATCGAAGACTTCGACTTCTACCAATCCTTCGCCCCCGGCTACTTCTCCAACCTGGTCTACGGAAACGGAGTCCCAATGCCCAGCCGCGACCGCTACAGCAAAACTCCCTACTACAAATACCCATTCGTAAACGAAGCTGAGAACATCGAGTCCCGCATCTTGGCCGCTATCGACAGCGGATTCATCTACGACCACGAAGGCAAGCAATACGGTCTCTACACCCCAGAGGGCTTCAACTACCTCGGCAACTTAATCGAAGGCAACTACGACTCCTGCAACACCCGCTTCTACGGCGCCATCGACGCTCTCTACCGCGACATCTTCGGCTTCAGCTACGACTGCAAGCACAAGAACTGCTTCGTCCCCAGCGCTCTCCAAATCTACAGCACCAGTCTCCGCGACCCAGCCTTCTACCGCCTCTACAAGAGAATCCTCAGCTACTTCTTCAGATACAAATGCCACCTCCCATCCTACACCCGCTCAGAGCTCGAATTCCCAGGCATCAAGATTGAAGACGTCAAGGTTGACAAACTTGTCACCTTCATGGAACCCTACGAATACTTCATCAACAACGCTGTCACTGTTGACACCTTCAAGGATGGCATGAGCTTCAACATCAAGGCCAAGAAATACCGTCTTAACTACAAACCCTTCACCTACCACATTGATGTTAAGAGCGACAAGAACACCAAGGGTATGGTTCGCATCTTCTTGGGACCATCCATGGACGAGTACTACTTCAAGGAACCAAACTACATGTTCTACAACTGGTACAACTTTGTTGAGCTTGACAAATTCTACTTCGACT TCAAGGTTGGCATGAACACAATCGAACGCTACAGCTCTGAATCAGTGTACACTGCCAAGGACTTCATGGGATCCGACTACTTCTACAAGAAATTGTACAAATCAATTGAAGGAAGCGAACCATTCACCTACAGCGAGAAAGTCTACGGATTCCCCAACAACTTGTACCTTCCTAAGGGAGCCGTTGGCGGTATGCCATTCAAACTGTACGTGTTCATCTATCCATTCGAAGAGAGCAAGACCACCTTCTTTGACTTCCCAATGTTCGGCAAGATGATGTACGACGGCAAGCCATTTGGATTCCCATTGGACAAACCAATGAAACCATGGTTCTTCGATCTCAACAACATGTTCTTCAAGGACGTCTACATCCACTACGACAAGGATTACAGCGACTACCACTACTACCACAAGTATGACAACATGTACTCAAAGCACATGGACTACATGAAGTACACTGATGGATACAAGCACTTCGACAAATACATGTACAAAGACTTCCCAGCGGGATACGATTTCCCCAAGGACTATGAACACTACAAGGGATTTGAGTACCAAAAGGGATTTGAGTACCCAAAGGGCTTTGAGTACCCAAAGGGCTTCGAACACCACAAAGAATTCGAATACCCAAAAGGTTTTGAATACCCAAAAGGCTTTGAATACCCAAAGGGCTTTGAACACCACAAAGGATTCGAATACCCAAAGGGCTTTGAACACCACAAAGGATTCGAATACCCAAAAGGCTTTGAACACCACAAGGGATTCGAGTACCCAAAGGGCTTCGAACACTACAAGGACTACGAACACCATGACAGCAATCCATACCACTACAAAGAACACGGTAAAATGTACTAA
- the LOC123259940 gene encoding arylphorin subunit alpha-like isoform X2, translating to MMKLLVLAISAFCLTQAMVMETHTADMDFLHKQKKIYDLFMYVDQTDLHEAEWYETGRNYDIFQHIEDYQDQMIVREFMYRFKLGMLSRKSLFSVYYKEHREELRALFKLFYTAKDFETFYKTACWCRHYINHGMFVTALTTAVMYRPDCKYIVLPPMYEVYPHLFFDNEFIQEAHRYYMSYGMKKTGGEGHFFDYFLIDRNATNQFMKYYMDKEYHLSYFTDDVGLNNYYYYIRNLFPFWITLSDLDMPKHIRGELYYYVHQQLMARYYLERLSNGMGEIEDFDFYQSFAPGYFSNLVYGNGVPMPSRDRYSKTPYYKYPFVNEAENIESRILAAIDSGFIYDHEGKQYGLYTPEGFNYLGNLIEGNYDSCNTRFYGAIDALYRDIFGFSYDCKHKNCFVPSALQIYSTSLRDPAFYRLYKRILSYFFRYKCHLPSYTRSELEFPGIKIEDVKVDKLVTFMEPYEYFINNAVTVDTFKDGMSFNIKAKKYRLNYKPFTYHIDVKSDKNTKGMVRIFLGPSMDEYYFKEPNYMFYNWYNFVELDKFYFDFKVGMNTIERYSSESVYTAKDFMGSDYFYKKLYKSIEGSEPFTYSEKVYGFPNNLYLPKGAVGGMPFKLYVFIYPFEESKTTFFDFPMFGKMMYDGKPFGFPLDKPMKPWFFDLNNMFFKDVYIHYDKDYSDYHYYHKYDNMYSKHMDYMKYTDGYKHFDKYMYKDFPAGYDFPKDYEHYKGFEYQKGFEYPKGFEYPKGFEYPKGFEYPKGFEHHKGFEYPKGFEHHKGFEYPKGFEHHKGFEYPKGFEHYKDYEHHDSNPYHYKEHGKMY from the exons ATGATGAAGCTCTTGGTGTTGGCCATCTCGGCCTTTTGCCTTACCCAGGCAATGGTAATGGAGACTCACACTGCTGACATGGACTTCCTCCACAAGCAGAAGAAAATCTACGACCTCTTCATGTACGTCGACCAGACTGATCTTCATGAAGCCGAATGGTACGAAACCGGCCGCAATTACGACATTTTCCAACACATCGAGGACTACCAAGACCAG ATGATCGTCCGCGAATTCATGTACAGATTCAAGTTGGGTATGCTCAGCCGCAAATCCCTCTTCTCGGTCTACTACAAGGAACATCGTGAAGAACTTCGCGCCCTGTTCAAGCTCTTCTACACCGCTAAGGACTTTGAAACCTTCTACAAGACTGCCTGTTGGTGCCGCCACTACATCAACCACGGAATGTTCGTCACCGCTCTTACAACCGCTGTTATGTACCGTCCCGACTGCAAATACATCGTATTGCCACCTATGTACGAAGTCTACCCACACCTATTCTTCGACAACGAATTCATCCAGGAAGCACACCGTTACTACATGAGCTATG GCATGAAGAAAACCGGCGGTGAAGGTCACTTCTTCGACTACTTCCTGATCGACAGAAACGCAACCAACCAATTCATGAAATACTACATGGACAAAGAATACCACCTATCATACTTCACCGACGATGTAGGCCTTAACAACTACTACTACTACATCCGCAACCTGTTCCCCTTCTGGATCACCCTGAGCGACCTGGACATGCCAAAACACATCCGTGGAGAACTTTACTACTACGTCCACCAACAGCTGATGGCCCGCTACTACCTGGAACGTCTGAGCAACGGTATGGGTGAGATCGAAGACTTCGACTTCTACCAATCCTTCGCCCCCGGCTACTTCTCCAACCTGGTCTACGGAAACGGAGTCCCAATGCCCAGCCGCGACCGCTACAGCAAAACTCCCTACTACAAATACCCATTCGTAAACGAAGCTGAGAACATCGAGTCCCGCATCTTGGCCGCTATCGACAGCGGATTCATCTACGACCACGAAGGCAAGCAATACGGTCTCTACACCCCAGAGGGCTTCAACTACCTCGGCAACTTAATCGAAGGCAACTACGACTCCTGCAACACCCGCTTCTACGGCGCCATCGACGCTCTCTACCGCGACATCTTCGGCTTCAGCTACGACTGCAAGCACAAGAACTGCTTCGTCCCCAGCGCTCTCCAAATCTACAGCACCAGTCTCCGCGACCCAGCCTTCTACCGCCTCTACAAGAGAATCCTCAGCTACTTCTTCAGATACAAATGCCACCTCCCATCCTACACCCGCTCAGAGCTCGAATTCCCAGGCATCAAGATTGAAGACGTCAAGGTTGACAAACTTGTCACCTTCATGGAACCCTACGAATACTTCATCAACAACGCTGTCACTGTTGACACCTTCAAGGATGGCATGAGCTTCAACATCAAGGCCAAGAAATACCGTCTTAACTACAAACCCTTCACCTACCACATTGATGTTAAGAGCGACAAGAACACCAAGGGTATGGTTCGCATCTTCTTGGGACCATCCATGGACGAGTACTACTTCAAGGAACCAAACTACATGTTCTACAACTGGTACAACTTTGTTGAGCTTGACAAATTCTACTTCGACT TCAAGGTTGGCATGAACACAATCGAACGCTACAGCTCTGAATCAGTGTACACTGCCAAGGACTTCATGGGATCCGACTACTTCTACAAGAAATTGTACAAATCAATTGAAGGAAGCGAACCATTCACCTACAGCGAGAAAGTCTACGGATTCCCCAACAACTTGTACCTTCCTAAGGGAGCCGTTGGCGGTATGCCATTCAAACTGTACGTGTTCATCTATCCATTCGAAGAGAGCAAGACCACCTTCTTTGACTTCCCAATGTTCGGCAAGATGATGTACGACGGCAAGCCATTTGGATTCCCATTGGACAAACCAATGAAACCATGGTTCTTCGATCTCAACAACATGTTCTTCAAGGACGTCTACATCCACTACGACAAGGATTACAGCGACTACCACTACTACCACAAGTATGACAACATGTACTCAAAGCACATGGACTACATGAAGTACACTGATGGATACAAGCACTTCGACAAATACATGTACAAAGACTTCCCAGCGGGATACGATTTCCCCAAGGACTATGAACACTACAAGGGATTTGAGTACCAAAAGGGATTTGAGTACCCAAAGGGCTTTGAGTACCCAAAGG GTTTTGAATACCCAAAAGGCTTTGAATACCCAAAGGGCTTTGAACACCACAAAGGATTCGAATACCCAAAGGGCTTTGAACACCACAAAGGATTCGAATACCCAAAAGGCTTTGAACACCACAAGGGATTCGAGTACCCAAAGGGCTTCGAACACTACAAGGACTACGAACACCATGACAGCAATCCATACCACTACAAAGAACACGGTAAAATGTACTAA